The Megalops cyprinoides isolate fMegCyp1 chromosome 9, fMegCyp1.pri, whole genome shotgun sequence genome has a window encoding:
- the LOC118783446 gene encoding POU domain class 2-associating factor 1 — MHWEKLPSSEQSCRPYQGVRVKDPVKELLRRKRGAEANKPTPTTAVVVPNSTFSSHPQIGASGFVEAAGGEVLDAPAGDGGAVCTGWIAQPTATTLQPLTQWPCPDYMPFDPNSSTFSTDMYVQPVCPSYTVVGPSSVLTYTHAPLFTNFGPRAPTPAALPQVDLPDASVTYIPWPQPLATLTTPTVQCPPGAAPFAGPQLVSLPLPVSVPEPDPERLEQARATVASLPLERLLEEDDDKDTYVTGSSLFTQGV, encoded by the exons TGCCGTCCTCGGAGCAGAGCTGCAGGCCGTACCAGGGCGTGCGCGTCAAAGACCCCGTCAAGGAGCTGCTGAGGAGGAAGCGAGGAGCAGAGGCTAACAAACCAACACCCACCACCGCG GTCGTGGTCCCAAACAGTACTTTTTCCTCGCATCCTCAGATCG GTGCCTCTGGTTTTGTGGAGGCAGCAGGGGGCGAAGTCTTGGACGCACCGGCAGGTGACGGGGGGGCAGTCTGCACGGGGTGGATTGCCCAGCCCACGGCCACAACCCTGCAGCCCCTCACCCAGTGGCCCTGCCCAGACTACATGCCCTTTGACCCCAACAGCTCCACTTTTTCCACGGACATGTACGTGCAGCCGGTGTGCCCCAGTTACACGGTGGTGGGGCCGTCCTCTGTGCTGACCTACACACACGCGCCCCTCTTCACCAACTTCGGG CCCAGGGCTCCCACTCCGGCTGCCCTCCCGCAGGTCGATCTCCCCGACGCCTCGGTCACCTACATCCCCTGGCCCCAGCCGCTCGCCACCCTCACCACCCCCACGGTGCAGTGCCCACCGGGTGCTGCCCCTTTCGCGGGCCCCCAGCTGGTGTCCCTGCCCCTGCCGGTGTCTGTGCCAGAGCCCGACCCGGAACGCCTGGAGCAGGCCCGCGCCACCGTGGCCAGCCTGCCTCTGGagaggctgctggaggaggatgACGACAAAGACACGTACGTGACCGGCTCTTCGCTCTTCACCCAGGGCGTGTGA